One genomic segment of Paraburkholderia aromaticivorans includes these proteins:
- a CDS encoding bifunctional 3-(3-hydroxy-phenyl)propionate/3-hydroxycinnamic acid hydroxylase, with translation MSQPIPNPDACDYDVAVIGLGPTGATLANLLALDGLRVLVLERDQDIFALPRAVHFDAECMRVFQTIGLADTLLPNLFVGPGMKFVDAAGQLLIDWQRPTGVGPLGWCASYKFHQPDLERALRAQLANQPQIDVRLRHEAFALDQTANGVALRFEDTRTGKLGRATARYVVGCDGARSIVRRFMGTELDDLKSHERWVVVDVLLDTPRPDLGDYSIQYCDPERPGTYTRGPNNRRRWELMVMPGDDPSKLSSPEWLWDKLARWVSPADATLERSAVYTFHSVVAKGWRNERLLLAGDAAHQTPPFMGQGMAAGIRDASNLAWKLAAVIRGEADGALLDSYESERSPHVREFIETAVQLGAVIQTTPSPPAGPDAAGGETTRAIRHFVTPQPRLGEGAHLGPAQPLAGSIAAQPRLSDGRLLDDAVGYRFALVVSPSILHGDPGLAERAALTDIALIADGGAAVRAWFAEIGARAVLIRPDRYIHGVAHDEASVHALLSRAFAGLQTEHA, from the coding sequence ATGTCACAGCCAATCCCCAACCCTGATGCGTGCGACTACGATGTCGCCGTGATCGGCCTGGGCCCGACCGGCGCCACGCTCGCCAACCTGCTCGCGCTCGACGGCTTGCGCGTGCTGGTGCTCGAACGGGACCAGGACATCTTCGCGCTGCCGCGTGCGGTGCATTTCGACGCCGAATGCATGCGCGTCTTCCAGACGATCGGTCTCGCGGATACCTTGCTGCCGAACCTGTTCGTCGGACCCGGCATGAAGTTCGTCGACGCGGCCGGCCAGTTGCTGATCGACTGGCAGCGGCCTACCGGCGTCGGCCCGCTCGGCTGGTGCGCGAGCTACAAGTTTCACCAGCCCGATCTCGAACGCGCACTGCGCGCGCAGCTCGCGAACCAGCCGCAGATCGACGTCCGTCTGCGGCACGAAGCCTTCGCGCTCGATCAGACCGCCAACGGGGTCGCGCTTCGCTTCGAAGACACCCGCACGGGCAAGCTCGGACGAGCCACGGCGCGCTACGTGGTGGGCTGCGACGGCGCGCGCTCCATCGTGCGTCGCTTCATGGGCACCGAACTGGACGATCTCAAGTCGCACGAGCGCTGGGTCGTCGTCGATGTGCTGCTCGACACACCGCGCCCCGATCTGGGCGACTACTCGATTCAATACTGCGACCCCGAGCGGCCGGGCACCTATACGCGCGGACCGAACAATCGCCGCCGCTGGGAGCTGATGGTCATGCCGGGCGACGATCCGTCGAAGCTGTCGTCGCCCGAGTGGCTATGGGACAAGCTCGCTCGCTGGGTGAGCCCGGCCGATGCGACGCTCGAACGCTCAGCGGTCTACACGTTTCATTCGGTGGTGGCCAAAGGTTGGCGCAACGAGCGTCTCCTGCTCGCCGGCGACGCCGCGCATCAGACGCCGCCGTTCATGGGGCAGGGCATGGCGGCCGGCATTCGCGACGCGAGCAACCTTGCGTGGAAACTCGCCGCGGTGATTCGCGGCGAAGCGGACGGCGCGCTGCTCGATAGCTACGAATCGGAACGCTCGCCGCATGTGCGCGAATTCATCGAGACCGCCGTGCAACTCGGCGCGGTGATCCAGACGACGCCTTCGCCGCCGGCCGGTCCCGATGCCGCGGGCGGCGAAACGACCCGGGCGATCCGCCATTTCGTGACGCCGCAACCGAGGCTCGGCGAGGGCGCGCATCTCGGCCCCGCTCAGCCGCTGGCAGGGAGTATCGCCGCCCAGCCGCGCCTGTCCGATGGACGCCTGCTCGATGACGCCGTCGGCTACCGCTTCGCGCTCGTGGTGTCGCCGTCAATCTTGCATGGGGATCCCGGCCTCGCCGAACGCGCGGCGCTCACCGACATCGCGCTCATCGCCGATGGCGGCGCAGCGGTCCGGGCGTGGTTCGCGGAAATCGGCGCGCGCGCCGTGCTCATCAGGCCGGATCGCTACATCCACGGCGTGGCTCACGACGAAGCCTCAGTGCACGCATTGCTGTCACGCGCGTTCGCGGGTTTGCAGACCGAACACGCGTGA
- a CDS encoding fumarylacetoacetate hydrolase family protein: MKLASFSTHEGPSFGIVRDHQVIDLGKRLNGRFADLKSLIAADAFDEARRVATSGASDYPLAEVALLPVIPNPGQIFCVGLNYAEHVKETNRETTENPVIFMRVPSSQVGAGQPMLRPPESTQFDYEGEIAVIIGKGGRRIAEQNAWDHIAGYACYNDGSIRDWQRHTGQWGPGKNFYRTGAFGPWMVTSDEIAPNATMTLTTRLNGQQVQRATTDMLIHGIARQIAYLSTFTPLAPGDVIVTGTPGGVGAKRNPPLFMKAGDVVEVEVDRVGILSNPVADEA, translated from the coding sequence ATGAAACTCGCCAGCTTTTCCACTCATGAAGGGCCGTCCTTCGGCATCGTCCGCGATCACCAGGTGATCGATCTCGGCAAGCGGCTGAACGGGCGCTTCGCCGATCTGAAGTCACTGATCGCCGCCGATGCATTCGACGAAGCCCGCCGCGTCGCGACAAGCGGCGCGAGCGACTATCCGCTCGCCGAGGTGGCGCTCCTGCCGGTCATTCCGAACCCCGGGCAGATTTTCTGCGTGGGCTTGAACTACGCGGAGCATGTGAAAGAGACCAACCGCGAGACGACCGAGAACCCGGTGATCTTCATGCGCGTGCCGTCCTCGCAGGTCGGCGCCGGCCAGCCGATGCTGCGGCCGCCCGAGTCGACGCAATTCGACTATGAAGGGGAGATCGCCGTGATCATCGGCAAAGGCGGCCGGCGCATTGCCGAGCAGAACGCGTGGGATCACATCGCGGGCTACGCCTGCTACAACGACGGCTCGATTCGCGACTGGCAGCGTCACACCGGTCAGTGGGGGCCGGGCAAGAATTTCTATCGCACCGGCGCATTCGGTCCGTGGATGGTGACGAGCGACGAGATCGCGCCCAACGCCACGATGACGCTCACCACGCGCCTGAACGGCCAGCAAGTGCAGCGCGCGACGACGGACATGCTGATTCACGGCATCGCCAGACAGATCGCCTATCTGTCCACGTTCACGCCGCTCGCACCCGGCGATGTGATCGTGACCGGCACGCCGGGCGGGGTGGGCGCCAAGCGTAATCCGCCGCTCTTCATGAAAGCGGGCGACGTGGTCGAGGTCGAAGTGGACCGCGTCGGCATTCTGTCCAACCCGGTCGCCGACGAGGCCTGA
- a CDS encoding VOC family protein, whose amino-acid sequence MTSTKTGRPGLSLSHMGFYVNDMPRVEDFYTRVLEFTVTDRGSLSTPHGDVRLVFLSRDPAVHHQIVLASGRPAHLAFNPINQISFEADSLATLKRFYRRFIEEDAKEITPVTHGNAISFYARDPEGNRLELFIDTPWYVDQPMRVAVDFSLPDAQLMESVERHARGLPGFRPRAQWEAEMAARMGIA is encoded by the coding sequence ATGACCTCGACCAAGACCGGGCGCCCCGGCCTGTCGCTTAGCCACATGGGCTTTTACGTGAACGACATGCCACGGGTCGAAGACTTCTACACACGCGTGCTGGAGTTCACCGTGACCGACCGCGGCAGTCTGTCGACGCCGCATGGCGACGTACGGCTCGTGTTCCTGAGCCGGGATCCGGCCGTGCATCATCAGATCGTGCTGGCGAGCGGCCGGCCCGCGCATCTCGCGTTCAATCCGATCAACCAGATCTCATTCGAGGCCGACAGCCTGGCGACGCTGAAGCGCTTCTACCGGCGTTTCATCGAAGAGGACGCGAAGGAGATCACGCCGGTCACGCACGGCAACGCGATCTCGTTCTACGCACGAGATCCGGAGGGAAACCGGCTGGAGTTGTTTATCGACACGCCGTGGTACGTGGATCAGCCCATGCGCGTAGCGGTGGATTTCTCGCTGCCGGATGCGCAACTGATGGAATCGGTGGAACGGCATGCGCGCGGCTTGCCGGGCTTTCGCCCGCGTGCGCAGTGGGAAGCGGAGATGGCCGCGCGCATGGGCATCGCCTGA
- a CDS encoding IclR family transcriptional regulator encodes MSSIAKLLSILELFSEGRPFLSAEEVAAELDCSIPTAYRYVRELVESGMLVRFTGGEYGLGPRIIKLDYNLRMSDPLLKVGQPIMRELSEHSGFDVVMSRWYGDELVDTHRESLDSKLDLRYGRGRPRPLFLGAAPKAILSTFPKAKLALLFERHAADIATSGLGPTFEDFRSALHKIRRAGFYLSKGELEAGVSAIAAPLFTDDQGEAVGSLALIVPTPRLEFVNLERLVELIREAAARTSQRTRALISG; translated from the coding sequence ATGTCGAGCATCGCCAAGCTTCTCTCCATACTCGAACTCTTTTCCGAAGGACGCCCCTTTCTTTCCGCGGAAGAAGTGGCTGCCGAACTCGACTGCTCGATTCCCACCGCCTACCGCTATGTGCGTGAGCTGGTCGAGTCCGGCATGCTGGTGCGCTTCACGGGTGGCGAATATGGACTCGGTCCGCGCATCATCAAGCTCGACTACAACCTGCGCATGTCCGATCCGCTGCTGAAGGTGGGGCAACCCATCATGCGCGAATTGAGCGAGCACTCCGGCTTCGACGTGGTGATGTCGCGCTGGTACGGTGACGAGCTGGTGGATACGCATCGCGAGAGTCTCGATTCAAAGCTCGATCTGCGCTATGGGCGCGGACGTCCCCGGCCGCTCTTTCTTGGCGCGGCGCCGAAGGCCATTCTCTCGACTTTCCCGAAGGCGAAGCTCGCGCTGCTGTTCGAGCGGCATGCCGCCGACATCGCAACGAGCGGCCTGGGTCCGACGTTCGAAGACTTCCGCTCCGCCTTGCATAAGATCCGCCGGGCAGGCTTCTATCTGTCGAAAGGCGAACTGGAAGCAGGCGTCTCGGCCATCGCCGCTCCGCTTTTCACCGACGATCAAGGCGAAGCCGTCGGTTCGCTCGCCCTGATCGTGCCCACGCCGCGGCTCGAGTTCGTGAATCTGGAACGGCTCGTCGAGCTGATTCGCGAAGCCGCCGCCCGCACGTCCCAGCGCACGCGCGCCCTCATTTCCGGCTGA
- a CDS encoding DUF2322 family protein, giving the protein MIQPSNVFTDNLAQMPGIEGIARIDLVDGKGAVVASIENKPGKQGSLAVYNYLQQTFDTLDAKAAGHGLAVFAEHTADARNRPGAHPNVDILLAIAAGGEALRIDVVAAG; this is encoded by the coding sequence ATGATTCAACCGAGCAACGTATTCACGGACAACCTCGCGCAGATGCCCGGCATCGAGGGCATCGCGCGCATCGACCTGGTCGACGGCAAGGGCGCCGTGGTGGCGAGCATCGAGAACAAGCCGGGTAAGCAAGGCTCGCTCGCGGTGTACAACTATCTGCAGCAGACCTTCGACACGCTCGACGCCAAGGCGGCCGGGCACGGTCTCGCGGTGTTCGCCGAGCATACGGCCGATGCGCGCAACCGCCCCGGCGCGCACCCGAACGTCGATATCCTGCTCGCGATCGCGGCAGGCGGTGAAGCCTTGCGTATCGACGTCGTCGCCGCGGGCTGA
- a CDS encoding SMP-30/gluconolactonase/LRE family protein: MVKHRISAAFLCALIVTFAQTCQAQYTTDWLANTFGTLAAHVGNTARSMWVAPEGVIYTASLWDENEGGVAIYRNGQSIGSIGTHADFQGSAITGNATSIFAALQYNKSFGSGSVGRYNRATQTRDLIIPVSVWTGIPHADVITGLATAGSLLYASDFFGNRVRVFTTDGVWQQDIKISGPGALALDGAGNLWVAQQSAGAIVEFSAAGALLNTIQMPSASRPSALYFDAASGQLMVGDQGPDMNIKRYTITGTPTLVGTFGIQGGYLDTTSGIKGQVGDKRFTRVVGIGRDAAGNLYVLNNPWGGGWDLGRNGATDLHAYDTAGNLEWKLQSLNFEAVAAPDPSTDGAYFYSGTQIHTGTAGGTFVANTVDPFAYPSDPRLNMNDTQRGQHFGQLVTVGGNRILVASGQNPGVFNFFHFNPASGYIAIPDASIPGTAFNTDRQVTGGFCIDSRGDVWAGLDRTNHIYHYPLTGFDGNGKPSWGPAVTLSIPQSIRPLTRIIYLAESDTMILAQGIAGSWDWTAMQSRIEVYHGWSAGNTTRPDPVINLTSANPKSITAAGNYLFVGYVHTVPNIDAFNLTTGQLVTTLTNSNPASLDVGNDVDSMYGLRAYLRAAGEYVITKDNYNGSSVVVYRWTP; encoded by the coding sequence ATGGTCAAGCACCGAATCAGTGCCGCCTTCCTTTGCGCGCTGATTGTCACGTTCGCGCAGACATGCCAGGCGCAATACACCACAGACTGGCTGGCAAACACGTTCGGCACCCTCGCCGCGCACGTGGGCAACACAGCACGCTCGATGTGGGTCGCGCCTGAAGGCGTCATCTACACCGCTTCACTGTGGGACGAAAACGAGGGCGGCGTCGCGATCTATCGAAATGGCCAGAGCATCGGTTCGATCGGAACGCATGCCGACTTTCAGGGCAGCGCCATTACCGGCAATGCCACGTCGATCTTCGCAGCATTGCAGTACAACAAGTCGTTCGGCAGCGGCTCGGTGGGGCGCTACAACCGGGCCACGCAAACGCGCGACCTGATCATTCCCGTCAGCGTGTGGACGGGCATCCCGCATGCGGATGTGATCACCGGCCTCGCGACCGCGGGCTCGCTGCTGTATGCGAGCGACTTCTTCGGCAATCGCGTGCGGGTCTTCACGACCGACGGCGTCTGGCAGCAGGACATCAAGATATCCGGTCCCGGCGCGCTGGCGTTGGATGGCGCCGGTAATCTCTGGGTCGCGCAGCAGAGCGCGGGCGCGATCGTCGAATTCAGTGCGGCAGGCGCATTACTGAACACGATTCAGATGCCGTCCGCGTCGCGGCCGTCCGCGCTTTATTTCGATGCAGCGTCCGGGCAACTGATGGTGGGCGACCAGGGGCCGGATATGAACATCAAGCGCTACACCATTACGGGCACGCCGACGCTTGTCGGCACCTTCGGCATTCAGGGCGGTTATCTCGACACCACCAGCGGCATCAAAGGGCAGGTGGGCGACAAGCGCTTCACGCGCGTGGTCGGCATCGGCAGGGACGCCGCCGGCAACCTGTACGTGCTGAACAACCCGTGGGGCGGCGGCTGGGATCTCGGGCGCAACGGCGCGACCGACCTTCACGCATACGACACCGCCGGCAATCTCGAATGGAAGCTGCAGTCGCTGAACTTCGAGGCGGTCGCGGCCCCGGACCCGTCGACCGACGGCGCCTACTTCTACAGCGGCACCCAGATTCACACCGGCACGGCGGGCGGCACGTTCGTCGCGAACACGGTCGATCCGTTCGCCTATCCGTCCGATCCACGCCTGAACATGAACGACACGCAGCGCGGCCAGCACTTCGGCCAGTTAGTCACGGTGGGCGGCAACCGGATTCTGGTGGCGTCCGGACAGAACCCCGGCGTCTTCAACTTTTTCCATTTCAACCCGGCGAGCGGCTACATCGCGATACCGGACGCGTCGATTCCCGGCACGGCGTTCAATACGGACCGTCAGGTCACGGGCGGGTTTTGCATCGACAGCCGGGGCGACGTGTGGGCCGGCCTCGACCGCACGAATCACATTTACCACTATCCGCTGACCGGCTTCGACGGCAACGGAAAACCTTCATGGGGTCCGGCGGTCACCCTCTCCATTCCGCAGAGCATCCGGCCGCTCACGCGCATCATCTACCTCGCGGAGAGCGACACCATGATTCTCGCGCAAGGGATTGCCGGAAGCTGGGACTGGACGGCCATGCAGTCGCGCATCGAGGTGTATCACGGCTGGAGCGCGGGCAACACCACGCGGCCCGACCCGGTGATCAATCTCACCAGCGCCAATCCCAAGTCGATCACGGCGGCGGGCAATTATCTGTTCGTCGGTTATGTGCATACGGTGCCGAATATCGACGCCTTCAATCTCACCACCGGCCAACTCGTCACCACGCTGACCAATTCGAATCCGGCAAGTCTGGATGTCGGTAACGACGTCGATTCGATGTACGGTCTGCGGGCCTATCTCCGAGCCGCGGGCGAGTACGTGATCACCAAGGACAACTACAACGGCTCCAGCGTCGTGGTGTATCGCTGGACGCCGTGA
- a CDS encoding FAD-dependent oxidoreductase, with product MGNQSSSRLEDLVAGGSRHHQIFPRLDEDQFAVLERYGERRRLKAGDILFSEGDRHIPMFTIVSGTIEVTRGAGEKRHVLGEHGPGSFTGEVGTLAGRGAVSTARATRDCEVIVIDEESLRALVVAEAQLSETIMRAYILRRVAFIQDQHGGLLVIGSSASWATLALRHFLSRNAQPFAYFDIVEHEAASALLERYDATEADIPVIITQQGTVLKQPTNRAVADAIGLSPDRLNGERFDVVVVGAGPAGLAAAVYAASEGLRVAVLDTKAPGGQAGTSSKIENYFGFPTGISGQALAGRGLSQCRKFGAEVGVPIEVLGIECDDASRFHLRLNYDEHVYASAVVIATGARYRKPLLPRLEQFEGRGIYYSATFMEAAFCNNEELVIVGGGNSAGQAAVFLSGFARHVHIAIRGDGLHASMSNYLIRRIEATANITVHVRTQIVELNGATQLESIKWDTQGYLEEKPIRHVFLFLGAQPSTAWLGDCVALDKHGFVLTGPDALHQWSSERPPHYLETSRPGIFAVGDVRSGSVKRVAAAVGEGAAAIQSLHQYLALDR from the coding sequence ATGGGCAATCAATCGTCAAGCAGACTTGAAGACCTGGTGGCGGGCGGCAGCCGTCATCATCAGATTTTCCCGAGGCTCGATGAAGATCAGTTCGCGGTGCTGGAGCGCTACGGCGAACGCCGCCGCCTGAAAGCGGGCGACATCCTGTTCTCCGAAGGAGACCGGCACATTCCCATGTTCACCATCGTCTCCGGCACGATCGAGGTGACGCGAGGCGCGGGAGAGAAGCGCCATGTGCTGGGCGAGCACGGCCCCGGCAGCTTTACCGGCGAGGTGGGCACGCTGGCGGGCCGCGGCGCGGTCTCGACGGCGCGCGCCACCCGCGATTGCGAAGTGATCGTGATCGACGAGGAGTCGCTGCGGGCGCTCGTTGTCGCGGAGGCGCAGCTGAGCGAAACGATCATGCGCGCGTATATTTTGCGGCGCGTCGCGTTCATTCAGGATCAGCACGGAGGGCTTCTGGTCATCGGCAGCTCGGCGTCCTGGGCCACGCTCGCTCTGCGGCATTTCTTGAGCCGCAATGCTCAGCCTTTCGCTTACTTCGATATCGTCGAGCACGAGGCCGCCAGCGCGCTTCTCGAGCGTTATGACGCGACCGAAGCGGACATCCCGGTGATCATCACGCAGCAAGGCACCGTGCTCAAGCAGCCGACCAACCGGGCGGTGGCCGATGCGATCGGCCTGAGCCCCGACCGGTTGAACGGCGAGCGCTTCGACGTGGTCGTGGTCGGCGCGGGACCGGCCGGCCTCGCGGCCGCGGTCTACGCGGCGTCCGAAGGACTACGGGTCGCGGTTCTCGACACCAAGGCGCCCGGCGGCCAGGCGGGCACCAGCTCGAAGATCGAAAACTACTTCGGATTCCCGACCGGCATTTCGGGGCAAGCGCTCGCCGGCCGCGGCCTGTCCCAATGCCGGAAATTCGGCGCCGAAGTCGGCGTGCCTATTGAAGTGCTCGGTATCGAATGCGATGACGCGTCCCGGTTTCACCTGCGCCTCAACTATGACGAGCACGTGTACGCGAGCGCGGTCGTGATCGCTACCGGCGCGCGCTATCGGAAACCGCTGTTGCCGCGCCTCGAACAATTCGAAGGCCGCGGAATCTACTACAGCGCAACGTTCATGGAAGCCGCGTTCTGCAACAACGAAGAACTGGTTATCGTGGGCGGCGGCAATTCAGCCGGCCAGGCCGCCGTGTTTCTCTCGGGATTCGCGCGGCACGTTCATATCGCGATTCGCGGCGACGGACTCCACGCGAGCATGTCGAACTATCTGATCAGACGGATCGAAGCGACGGCGAACATCACCGTTCATGTGCGCACGCAGATTGTCGAACTGAACGGCGCGACACAACTCGAATCGATCAAATGGGACACTCAGGGATACCTCGAGGAGAAACCGATCCGCCACGTGTTCCTGTTTCTCGGTGCGCAACCCAGTACCGCCTGGCTCGGCGATTGCGTCGCGCTCGACAAGCACGGCTTCGTGCTGACGGGCCCCGATGCGCTCCACCAATGGTCGTCCGAGCGACCGCCGCATTATCTGGAGACGAGCCGGCCCGGCATTTTCGCCGTGGGCGACGTTCGCAGCGGCTCGGTGAAGCGCGTGGCGGCCGCCGTTGGCGAAGGCGCCGCGGCGATCCAGTCGCTTCATCAATATCTGGCGCTCGATCGCTGA
- a CDS encoding sensor histidine kinase produces MSRGSWLHWPRTLFARLALILFVGLALAQTLSFWLTLTERDQTMTNVMMGYIEREVSSSVALLDHLPPNERVQWLPRLARRSYEFILGPGMTGGPVDARLSARVAQSIADGIGTRYPLTVNAVPGDNERLQVHLRLSDGTPLTIDLRPMPGAPLSRWLPLVLALQLAVLVACCWLAVRLATRPLHQLAVAADTLGPDLKAARLPEDGPSEVSRAARAFNAMQDRIATYMTERMQILAAISHDLQTPITRMRLRVDVMDDDEQGAKLRQDLHEMESLVKEGVTYARTLHGATEVPRRVDPDALLDSLVCDYVDAGQAVSLQGRLGVSLMTRPQALRRILGNLVDNALKFGGAAEITASVLAGGQTQIAVLDRGPGIPAQSLEAVFEPFYRLEASRNRDTGGTGLGLAIARQLAMAMDATLSLHNRPGGGLEARLTLSPPR; encoded by the coding sequence ATGAGCCGTGGGTCATGGTTGCACTGGCCGCGCACGCTGTTCGCGCGGCTCGCGCTGATTCTTTTCGTCGGCCTTGCGCTGGCGCAGACGCTGTCGTTCTGGCTCACGCTGACCGAACGCGACCAGACCATGACCAACGTGATGATGGGCTATATCGAGCGTGAAGTGAGCAGCTCGGTGGCGCTGCTCGATCATTTGCCGCCCAACGAACGCGTGCAGTGGCTGCCGCGGCTTGCGCGGCGCAGCTACGAGTTCATCCTCGGGCCCGGCATGACCGGCGGACCGGTGGATGCGCGTCTGTCCGCGCGCGTGGCGCAGTCCATCGCGGACGGCATCGGCACTCGCTATCCGCTGACGGTGAATGCGGTCCCCGGCGACAACGAGCGCCTGCAGGTTCATCTGCGGCTGAGCGACGGCACGCCGCTGACGATCGACCTGCGCCCCATGCCGGGCGCGCCGCTATCGCGCTGGCTGCCGCTCGTGCTCGCGTTGCAACTGGCGGTGCTGGTCGCGTGCTGCTGGCTGGCGGTGCGGCTCGCCACGCGCCCGCTGCATCAATTGGCCGTCGCCGCGGATACGCTCGGCCCCGACCTGAAGGCGGCGCGTCTGCCGGAAGACGGCCCGTCGGAAGTGTCGCGCGCCGCGCGCGCATTCAACGCGATGCAGGACCGCATCGCCACCTACATGACCGAACGCATGCAGATCCTGGCGGCGATTTCACACGACCTGCAAACGCCGATCACGCGGATGCGGCTGCGCGTCGATGTGATGGACGACGACGAGCAGGGCGCGAAGCTGCGTCAGGATCTGCATGAGATGGAAAGCCTGGTGAAGGAAGGCGTGACGTACGCGCGCACGCTGCATGGCGCGACTGAAGTGCCGCGCCGCGTCGACCCGGACGCGCTGCTCGACAGCCTCGTGTGTGACTATGTGGACGCCGGCCAGGCGGTGAGTCTGCAGGGACGGCTCGGCGTCTCGCTGATGACGCGTCCGCAGGCGTTGCGCCGCATACTCGGCAACCTGGTGGACAACGCGCTGAAATTCGGCGGCGCCGCCGAGATCACCGCGAGCGTGTTGGCAGGTGGGCAGACGCAGATCGCGGTGCTCGACCGCGGTCCCGGCATACCGGCGCAGTCGCTGGAAGCGGTGTTCGAGCCGTTCTACCGGCTCGAAGCATCGCGCAATCGCGATACGGGCGGCACGGGGCTGGGCCTTGCCATCGCGCGGCAGCTTGCCATGGCGATGGATGCGACGCTGTCGCTGCATAACCGGCCCGGCGGCGGCCTGGAAGCGCGCCTGACGTTGAGCCCTCCGCGCTGA
- a CDS encoding response regulator, giving the protein MEPIDHVLIVDDDRGIRELLAGYLEKNGMRVSLAANGRQMRAALEQGAPDLIVLDLMMPGEDGLVLCRELRAGKFRAVPVVMLTARNEEADRIVGLEMGADDYLPKPFAVRELLARIRAVLRRARMLPPGMQVTESAPMLAFGDWRLDTTARHLLDAEGTMVALSGAEYRLLRVFLDHPQRVLTRDQLLNLTQGRQADQFDRSIDLMVSRLRQRLRDVAREPRYIKTLRSEGYVFSAAVTAIEDLQ; this is encoded by the coding sequence ATAGAACCCATCGACCACGTGCTGATCGTCGACGACGACCGCGGCATCCGCGAACTGCTCGCCGGCTATCTGGAGAAGAACGGCATGCGCGTCTCGCTCGCGGCGAACGGACGGCAGATGCGCGCGGCGCTGGAGCAGGGCGCGCCCGATCTGATCGTGCTCGACCTGATGATGCCCGGCGAGGATGGTCTGGTGCTGTGCCGCGAGTTGCGCGCGGGCAAATTCCGTGCAGTGCCGGTGGTGATGCTGACTGCGCGCAACGAGGAAGCCGACCGCATCGTCGGCCTGGAAATGGGCGCCGACGACTACCTGCCCAAGCCCTTCGCCGTGCGTGAATTGCTTGCACGCATTCGCGCCGTGCTGCGCCGCGCGCGCATGCTGCCGCCCGGCATGCAGGTCACGGAATCGGCACCGATGCTCGCCTTCGGCGACTGGCGGCTCGACACCACCGCGCGCCATCTGCTCGACGCCGAGGGCACCATGGTGGCGCTGAGCGGCGCCGAGTACCGCTTGCTGCGCGTGTTTCTCGATCATCCGCAGCGGGTGCTGACGCGCGATCAACTGCTCAATCTCACGCAAGGTCGCCAGGCCGATCAGTTCGACCGGTCGATCGACCTGATGGTGAGCCGCTTGCGCCAGCGCTTGCGCGACGTCGCGCGCGAGCCGCGCTACATCAAGACGCTGCGCAGCGAGGGCTATGTGTTTTCCGCGGCGGTGACCGCCATCGAGGATCTGCAATGA
- a CDS encoding GFA family protein, giving the protein MSADLLQGSCHCGTVRFEVRTPIVPAGRCNCSLCRRKGALMTPLFPASQLKILSGEDALTLYQFNTRVARHYFCKHCGIYPFHQTRKDPLQWRVNIGCLEASVADGASLSVLEDA; this is encoded by the coding sequence ATGAGCGCCGACTTGCTGCAAGGCTCCTGCCACTGCGGGACCGTCAGATTCGAAGTTCGCACCCCGATCGTCCCGGCCGGCCGCTGCAACTGCAGCCTGTGCCGGCGCAAGGGCGCATTGATGACGCCGCTGTTTCCGGCAAGCCAGTTGAAGATTCTGAGCGGCGAAGACGCGCTGACCCTCTATCAATTCAACACGCGGGTGGCGCGGCACTATTTCTGCAAGCACTGTGGTATTTATCCGTTTCATCAGACCCGCAAAGACCCGCTGCAGTGGCGCGTGAACATCGGTTGCCTGGAAGCCTCGGTGGCCGACGGCGCCAGCCTGTCCGTGCTGGAGGACGCATGA
- a CDS encoding thioredoxin family protein: protein MLCRPKLKTLAAVTVIAAATAGSIAAAADPLESHVPAPEFTGIANWLNSAPLTLRQLRGKVVLVDFWTYTCVNCVNTLPYVKSWHQKYKDQGLTVIGVHTPEYPFERDTGNVESALKRFGITYPVAQDNRYATWTAYENQYWPAFYLIDRKGQIVYTHFGEGAYAQTEAKIQALLAQKE from the coding sequence ATGCTCTGCCGACCCAAGCTCAAAACCCTCGCCGCCGTCACGGTGATTGCCGCCGCAACCGCGGGCAGTATCGCCGCCGCCGCGGATCCGCTCGAAAGCCATGTGCCCGCGCCCGAATTCACCGGCATTGCGAATTGGCTCAACAGCGCCCCGCTGACGCTGCGGCAACTGCGCGGCAAGGTGGTGCTGGTCGATTTCTGGACTTATACCTGCGTCAATTGCGTCAACACGCTGCCCTACGTGAAGAGCTGGCATCAGAAATACAAAGACCAGGGGCTGACGGTGATCGGCGTGCATACGCCGGAGTACCCGTTCGAGCGCGACACCGGCAACGTCGAGTCGGCGCTCAAACGCTTCGGCATCACATACCCGGTCGCTCAGGACAACCGCTATGCGACGTGGACCGCTTACGAGAATCAATACTGGCCGGCGTTCTATCTGATCGATAGAAAAGGACAGATCGTCTACACGCATTTCGGCGAAGGCGCCTATGCGCAGACGGAAGCGAAGATTCAGGCCTTGCTCGCGCAAAAAGAGTAG